A segment of the Aureliella helgolandensis genome:
TCAACAGCGAGTGTCCCAAGACTTGAACCTTGCGCGCCGAGTCCAGCAAGCATTCTTGCCTGAAAAGGAACCGCTCACCGAGGGGTACTCCTTTTTTCAATTCTACCGACCTGCTGAGCAGATTGGTGGGGACTACTACGACTACATTCCTCTGGCTGACGGCCGGCTTGCGATAGTTGCAGCGGATGTTTCAGGGCATGGTATCGCGGCCGCGATGCTCATGGCCAAGCTGTCGGCCGAGATGCGATTTCTGCTAGCCAGCCATTCAGATCCTGCGGTGGCCGTGACCTGCTTGAATCGCAATATGAATGAGCTGGGCGTAGGCATGTTCATCACTTTGTTATGCCTGGTCCTGGAGCCGGGGACCGGCCGGGTGGATATTGTAAACGCTGGGCACATGCGGCCGCTCTGGAAGCGAGCCGATGGTTCGCTGTTCGAGCCGGGAGATGAAGGAGTGGGCGTTCCCATTGGCGTGATTGAGGATTTTGAATACGAACTGGTGTCGATTCAACTGAATGCCAAAGAGGGGCTCGTGCTCTATACCGATGGGATTAACGAAGCGCCTTCCAAGTCGGGAGGTATGTTCGGTATTGAACGACTCAAAAAGCTGGTAACCGCCAGCGCGGGGGACATGCAGAAGTTGGGGAAGAAGATTGTTGCCGATGTGCAGCGATTTACCGAGGGTACTGAGCAAGCTGATGATATGTGTGTCGTCATCCTCAGTCGCGCCTAACGAGTAGGGCCGCCTGCTACTGCCGATGCCTGGGCTCAACTCCGCATGTCTTGTAAATACCCATTTAACCTCTGAATTAATAGGAAAGCTTAAGATCTATGGCCGAGAAACACTGTCGCTTTGGAATCATGGGGACCGCTGGGATTGCACGCAAGAATTGGAAGGCAATTCGCCTCAGCGGCAACGCCCGCGTCGCGGCGGTTGCAAGCCGTAGTGAAGCTTCGGCACAGAAGTTTATAGACGAATGCACCGCCCAAGTACCGCAGGTCTCTACACCGGACGCTGTCGGTTCGTACGAAGCTCTGCTGGCAAGAGAGGACATCGATGCCGTCTACATTCCTCTCCCGACCGCGCTGCGGCACGAGTGGGTGATTCGCGCTGCGGAGGCAGGTAAGCATGTCTTGGGAGAAAAGCCAGCTGCACTTAACGCGCAGCAAGTGGCTGGAATGCTCGAAGCGTGCAAAAAGAACAATGTGCAGTACATGGACGGTGTCATGTTCATGCACAGCCAGCGGTTGCCTCTCGTGGGGGAGTTGCTGAAATGCGATGAGCGTATCGGTCAGCTTCGGCGAATGGCCGCGCAGTTTTCCTTTGCAGGCGATGCGACTTTCTTGAAGAAGAACATTCGAGTGCATAGCGAGCTCGAGCCGTACGGTTGCCTAGGCGATCTCGGATGGTATTGCGTGCGATATTTTCTGTGCAGCCTCAATGGTGAGATGCCCACGCATGTGCAGGCACGTCAATTAACCCGCCTGCAAGGCACTGGCAGCCCCGGAACCGTGCCTGGAGAGTTTTCTGCGGAGTTGTATTTTGCAAGTGGTGTGACCGCCAGTTTCTACTGCTCTTTCCTAACCGAGAATCAGCAATGGTTCCATGCCAGTGGATCGAAGGGGAATCTGCGGGTCAACGATTTCGTGCTGCCCTATCACGGATCGGAAGTCGATGTGCTGACGGCTCAGGATCGATTCGAAATTGACAATTGCGAATTTCACATGGAACCGCATTCGCAGCGTCACGCTGTCCGCGAATACGATGCTGGTCAAGCAACTGCACAAGAGGTGCGCATGATCCGCAAATTTGCGGATCTCGCCCTGTCGGGTAAGAGCGATGCCAGTTGGCCCGCCTGGACGCTAAAGACCCAGCAGGTGCTCGATGCATGCTTCGAGTCGTCGAATCAGGATGGCGCCAAGATTTCCATGACACCCTAAAACCCTTTGTGCCCTTTAAGCAATTTGACTCTAGAATGAAATGCACCATGGAAGTTCAATCGGCCACACAACTGACTGCCAAAAAATGCCTTCCCTGCGAAGGTGGGGTGGAGGCTTGTTCGCTCGATTTTTCCAGCCAGCAGCTCAACGCACTACCGGAGTGGCAGCTGTCGGAGGATGGCAAGTCGATCGCGCGCGTTTGGAAGCTGAAGAACTTTGTGCAAGCGGTGGGGCTGATCAACACAATCGCCGAGGTTGCGGAAGTCGACCAGCACCATCCCAATTTGCACCTTACCGACTATCGCAAGGTGCGAGTTGAGTTGACGACTCATGCCATTGGTGGGTTGAGCGAAAATGACTTTATCCTGGCAGCCAAGATTGATTCTATCGCGAGAGTCGTCGGATTGTGAAACGCGTAGCGGTACTTGGCGGAGGGATCAGTGGCTTGGCGGCCGCGTGGCAGTTGCTGCAGGCAGAGCCACATCCCCACATAACTCTGTTCGAGTCGTCCGGGCGAGTTGGTGGAGTGCTTGAGACGATTCAGGCAGGACCCTATCTGATCGAGAAGGGGGCAGACAACTTTGCAACCCTCGTCCCCGATGCCTTGGATTGGTCGCGAGCGTGTGGGCTAGAGGAGCAGTTGATTCAGCCGGCGAAGTCGAATCGTAAAGCATTCGTGCTGAACCGTGGCCGGTTACTGCCGATTCCCGCAGGGTTTAGCTTGATGCAACCCACTCGCATCAGTTCCATTTTGCAGACGAAGACACTTTCCTGGGCAGGCAAGTTGCGTCTGGCCAAAGAGTATTGGATTCCGGCCCGAGATACCATTGCGGATGAGTCTCTGGAATCGTTTGTGGTGCGACGTTTGGGACGCGAGGTTTTCGAACGCTTGGTTGAGCCGATCGTCAGTGGTATTTTTACCGCGGATCCCAGCACGCTGAGCATGCAAGCGACCATGCCACAGTTTGTAAAAATGGAGCAGGAGCATGGCGGTTTGATTCGCGGGCATCTCGCCGCGAGGCAGAAGGATGCACTGGCTGCCGCCCGCAAGGCAAGCGGAGCTCGCTACGATCAATTCACTGCTCCAAAGTCTGGGATGAGCGATTGGGTGGCCGCACTTGCGGCACAGCTACCTAGCGATTGCATTCAATTGAATCAACGCGTTACAGAGCTGCGACCGGCGGGCAAGGATTCCTCGCGATGGGTGGTAACCACCGAGCGGGAGTCTCTGGAGTTTGATGCGGTGATTGGTGCGATTCCCGCCGCGCCTGCCGCCGAATTGCTCAGGGCGACCCTGCCAGCTGGCGCCGAGTTGCTCGACCAAGTGCCCTATGCGTCGAGCGTGGTAGCCGCTTTGGTTGTCAACCGCGCAGATATCACCCGGCGGATGGACGGCTTTGGGATGATTGTGCCGAGCCGTGAAGGACGCGTCACGTTAGCGATTAGCTACAGCAGCGAAAAATATGCAGGTCGGACGCCCAAAGATGAGATATTGTTGCGAGTCTTTATGGGGGGAGCTCTGCATCCGCAGATGATCGAAAAATCCGATGCCGAATTGGAGAAGATTGCGGCAACCGAGTTGCGTGAGATCCTTGGCTGGACTGGGCGGCTCCCCAATTGGCAAGCTATTATTCGCTGGAATAAGGCTATGCCACAGTATTTAGTGGGGCATGTGGAACGCATGCAGCAGTTGAATCAAGTCTTGGAGTCCTACCCAACGCTTCGGTTGTGCGGTGCCGCCTATCAGGGAGTTGGCATTCCTCAGTGTGTTCGAGGTGGCCAGCAGGCAGCACGAGAGGTCTTGGCCAGCCTGGCTGAAGACAAGTAGGCGAGGTTGCGAGGAGCTCCGTGGAGTCGTGGCGCTCGGCCTCATTTCTAAGCCTCCCCGGAGTATGTGTGTGTGTCTGGGAGGATTGGCCAGCTTACGCCCCGATTCGCTTACTGGAGGCACGCCCGAGTCACCGCCTGCGCGATGGCTTCACACCACCGCATTTGGCTCTGTTCCGAAAATTTGGCAAAGCGATTGTTAAGTTCGATTTCAAGGCCTGCGTAGTGGGAGTTGGGAAATCGCGTTCTGAGAAATGTGGTAAACCCATCGTCGGTCCCAAGGTAGGGCTCGTTGTATCGAGCATCCAGCTCGGCTGTCTTGAGGTGGGCCACAATCTGCTCGCTAACGGTGACTTCCCAGGAACGCGCGGGATCGAATAGGACGCCAATGTCCAACGTCCGTCGGCTGCCTCGAAAACGCGGCGTAAAGGAATGAATTGATAGGTGGAGCACGGTCTGGCCGGCATTCACCTGTTGAGCAATCCGCTCTTGAACGCGATTGCGATAGGAATGGTAGTATCGATCGCAGATGCGGCTGCGGGTGACGCTATCAAGCGGTCCTAGGAACTTCGAGAAGAGCTGCGGTGAATCGAGTGAACGGTTCAGTTCGACGACGAGCCGCGAAGTCGTGCTGTATTCCAACGGAGCGGCGAGCAAGTCCGCGAGTCTCTGGGCGGCTAGCAATGCACCTGGATCGTATCCACGGTGGCTGTGCAGGTGTTGCTGAGCTTCTCCCCGCTGGAAGCAATCCGCCAGCTCTGCAGGGACGGTGTTCCCGCCGTGCTCGCATGTGAGGATGATATGGGGAGGAGTTGCTTGCATGTTCGCTCAGCCGGACGGAAGGCTCACAGTGACTGGAACGGTACCCAGCGATGGAGGCAATCGGCAAGGTCGCGATAGACGTCTGCGAGCCTTTCACGCGAAAACTGGGGACCCAGGGCATGGGTGATGCGAGTCGCCAGCGTGCCGCTCTCCAGGATGATTTGAATCGGAGCAAACAGGTTATCCAGTGTGGCATCCTCGCGGCGAAGTTCACCAAGCAGGGTACTCCACAGTTGGCCAGCGGTAATGCTTGATTTGCGAATGCCAAAATGTTGCAGGTAGCCTGCGTCTTCGATGGTTGCGTTCTCCGCGTGGGCGGTTGTCTGATCGAGGATGCTTCTGAGGTCGGCTGTTGAAATCGATTGCTGTTTTTCGAGTGGCAGCCATCTTTGATCGCACAATGCTCGCACGAGCGAGGTGACGGCGGCACAGATCGATACGTCTGCCGCTGGATACTCCTGGACATCCATCACACGCAGTTCGATGGAACCTCGGTCGAATCTTGCAATGGCGCCACGCGCGTTGAGGAACTCGACCTCCATCTGTCCTTGGGGATCTAGTTTGCCGATGTCGTTGGCAATTGGGGTAAATATCTCACGGCGGTAGGCCGCTTCGTCGAAGATCGGTTCGGGGATGAGATTGCCGGTCAGGGAGGGAACGGCTCGGCAATGATCTGCATAGAGATTCATGCGCGTATCGAGCAATCCGGTGTACTTGCCATCGAGTACCGGGGAGCTCGCAGCCAAAGCGGGCAGTAGCGGCAGGACGAGGCGTACCGCCGCATGCAACTTTGCAAATTCGGCTGCGTGTTTAAAGGGCAGGTTGAGATGCACGCTCTGGACGTTGGACCAGCCGTGAGTGCGGCAATTGAAGATGCGATCGTAGGTTTCGTAGATCTCGTGGTACTCATGCGGCCAAAGTCGAGTCTCCGTGGTCGCATTCATCCAGGGGTGTACCGCCGAGGGGAGTAGGCAGAGGCCCATGCCATCTAGGATAGGGCTGATTTCGCTAATGGCGGTTTCAAACATGGAGGGAAGTCGTCGCAAACGCCGTTTGGGCTTGGTCGTTTTGAGTTCGATGACGTGCAGGGCGAGTTCATTGGACCAGGAAATGGGGCCAATTTCGACATCGCAGGTCGTGTGACCGGCCATCGCAGCTAACACTTTGTCGGCGACGGGACGCACCTCCAACGTCTCTCGGTCGACCAGCATGTACTCCATTTCGATACCGAACGCTTCGAACAAACCCAAGCTTACTGTCGACATGTCAGACTCTCGTACTGAATATTGAGCGCTGCCCAGTGGCGGGCAGGAATGAATGAATTGTGTGAGATCGATCCCGATTCGCTGCACTGCTGAGGCAGTTGCAGGATAACAAGCTTCCTAGGGCGAGAATCGCACTTCGCCACACGCCACAGCGAGCTATTTGCCGCTGAGTGCTTTACGGCGTTCGATTCGACGTACGAAGGATTCCATCAATCGACGGTAGAGTTCGTCGCGCAATACGAGGTCTTCGACGCCAGAGTCCAGGTTGGGATTGTCGTTGACTTCGATGATGAAGAAGTTCCCGTCCGCTTCCTTGACATCGACACCGTAGAGACCATCTCCGATCAAATTGGCCGCTTTGAGGGCGACCGAGACTGCCTTGCGCGGAGCAAGCTCTACAGGCAGTGTATCGAATTTTCCAAATTCGGGCTTCTCACTTGCCGCATGCTTTGCGATTTGCCAGTGGCCACGGGCCATATGGTATTTGCAGGCAAAGATCGGGCGCTGGTCCAAAATACCGATTCGCCAGTCGAAATCGGTTCGCATGTATTCCTGGGCAATTACCAACTCGGAATCCACGAAGAATTCAGCCAAGCGTGCTTGCAGCTCCTGGGCGTCGTTGGCTTTCACCACTCCCTGGCTGAACGCGCTGTCGGGGCGTTTGAGGACGCAGGGGAAGGAGAGGTGTTCCGCCACCGAATCCGCGTTGCGGCGGTGCACGACGATTGTTTTGGGAGTTGGGATCTTAGCCCGGTTCAGCAACTCCGCTAAGTATACTTTGTTGGTACAGCGCAGGATGGAAAGGGGGTCGTCAATCACCACTTGACCGGCCGCTTCGGCTCGCCGGGCGAGTTGGTAGGTATGGTGGCTGACCGCGGTCGTCTCGCGGATAAAGAGGGCATCGAACTCAAGCAACCGCCCGGCGTCCTCGCGGGTGATCAACTCTGCGGCGATACCCAAGCTAGCGGCCGCTTTAATCATCCGTTTGAGAGCCGGCGGATCGGAGGGAGAGAGTTGTCCTTCCGCTGGATTGTGGAGTATCGCCAGGTCGTAGCGCGAGGCGTGCCGCTTGGGACGGCGAGAAAAGCCACGTGCAAAGTGCCGCTGCGCGGCGCTAGCCACGAACTCTCGATGACTCTTGGGGATATCGTTGAGGGCGATGGCCGAAGCGCGTCGCAACCGCCACTTGCCACGCCGTGAGAACTTAAACCTCAACAACGGTGCTTGGAACAGTCCGTACAGCTCCCTGGCGAGCCGATCGTACTTGCGCGCTAGGTTCTCGCCAAAATAGACGCTGAGCGTGAACTCATCGGCGGTCAAGCTTTGGAGCGATTTTTGGATGACCTCTTCTAGTGAAGAGGGGATCAGCCGCACTGCCGCCACTCCATGCAAGTCTTGCATGGTCATAACATCTGGAATGGGACGTTGCCCACGAGCTTCTGCCAGTAGCGAAACGTAATACCCCATGCTTTGGTAGGCATAGGATCTACAGAGGTTGTAGATCTTGGTTCCTCGCCGAAAGTCCCAGTCTGGATTGGTTAGATAGTCACTGGGGTCAATGGTCTGAACGCCCTCAAAACCGCCAAGCCAGTCATCGCTGGATTCGGCAACGAGAACGACATTCATTTAGTGGCTCGCTTCACGCATGGAACGTGGTGTTAGTGTGAGGAGGTTCGCATCGTAGGTAACGATGCCCAAAAGAATGGCTGCCGTGACTCGCGAGCGAGCAGCGACATATTGATTGCTGGGGGCGATGGGATTGGGGTGCAATGGATCTGCAATCTGCACATTGCCGCTGTGCGGATCGTAGCCATGCAGCACGACAAAATGGCCGGTGGGGTCACCGCCAATATCGTCAGGGACGCAGGTTTTTCCCTGGGCATCGGCCGGTTGCCAACGCTCCCTGCGCTCCTGGTAGAGGTACGTCGCGCTGACGCCGCAGAGCATTGGTTTTCCATCGGATAATGTCGACACGATCAACTCTTCGTTGATCGGCCGCATCTCGATGCGTCCGCCCAACGTTAAGAATTTTAAATAGGATTCGGTGGCTGTCTGCAATCGATGTTGGTCGGTATCGGGGCGGGTGCGTTTGACAGCATACTGCTGCTTGAGCTTATCGGCTAGCCAGTTGGCGTCTGGGCCGGCCGGCTCTCGAAACCACGACGGGTCAAAGACCTGCAGGTTATGCGTCGTGATGACCGCGTCGTAGCCACGCTGTAACGCGTGGCATCCGAGCTGAACCGCAAGCGTGCCACCGCTGGACAGTTCCCCAATTTCGATGATCAATTGGTTCAAATCGACCGGATCATTCCAGTACTGGTAAACCGCCGCCAAGCAGGTGGGGCCGCAACTGGAGTCATTCGGTTGGGACTGAATTTGAACTTGAAGGGCATGTTTCATGCGTGAGCTTGTCATCGTCAAAAGTCGCTATCTCGATCGCGATTCTCGCCTCGTGGGCGATGCGACTTGGTTTCAGGTGGAACGGTAACGATGACGGCGTCACCACGACGGTCGGTGATTTCGCAGTCTTCGGGAAGTTGCAAGTCGTCGATCGTGAGTTCGCCACCATCAACGATGTCGTCGGCGACCAATTCGAGTCGATCGGGGAAGTGATGCTCGGGCCCTTCCAGGCGAACTCGCTTGATCGCTTGGTTGATCTTTTTGGGCCGCCGTACAGAATCACTGTAAACGAGCTTGATGTTGACATCGTGAACGATCCATTCCGAACCACTCATGATTACTTTCTACCTGTTGATTGGAGAAGCTCAAGTCTTATTCTCTGCCATTCGCCTTGGCACGTATTCGAAGGAGCGAAGGTAGGATTGGCACGTCCAGTGTAGCAGTCGCCGGGCGGATCCCCAGCACGCGAACTGCCAGCGTCCGAATTGGAACCGGTTTCAGATCAGCCCGCAAGAGGAGGATCAGCGCTACGGCGCGGCCGCAACTTGAGAGCCCGAACAGCACTAAGTATGCGTTGAGGGTGCAGCCTAGGGAATTCAAGAGCACGGCTCCCAGAGTCGCCCCCGCAAACATCGCTAGTGTATTAGCGAAGTTATACAACGTCAGCAGCTTGGTGCGCTGGTTGGCTGGCAGGGTTTCAAAGAACAGTAGGAAAAATCCGAGTTCATAGGCGGCCCAGGCAATCCCGCTGAAAAATTGAGCGATCATCAACCACCAAATGTTGGCGGACACCGTCCACATGGCGGAAAGGGGGACGAGGCCAATGGCTCCGATCCACAGAAGTGTCGAAGCTCCAAAGTGACTGGCAATCCGCGTCCACATCGCCAGTGCTAAAACACGCGACAGGAATGCAACCGCTACTAAAAATACGAATTGATAGTAGTCCATCCCCAATTGCTTCAGCATGTAGGGTGCAAAAAACGGGCCGCTCACCTGAACGCAAGCCTGCACGGCGACTAGATACACGAGCAACCGTTTGCCTGACTTCGAGATCCCCTGCGTGCTGCTGGTGGCACCGCTTGCGGCGGCGGAGGTGGTGAGGCGACGAGAATCTCCGGTTGACGATTGGCGGGAGGTTAACCTTGGATTGGTGCGGTGTAGCGCTAGGCATGCCGCCGAAATTGAACGGAAGATTGCAGCCAATAGGAAGATGGAAGCAAAGCCAGTCAGCAACCAACCCTGGTTTTGGGCCGTTTGCAGCAGGGCCCCGCCTCCAACAAAGGCGATGAGGGTTGCAAGTTGTTGCAGCCGAGTTCGATTGGAGAAGTAGCCAGCTCGAATCTGAGATGGAACGACCGTTTCCATCCACGTGTTCCAAGCAGGGCCCGAAGCCAATCCCGCCCCCCAGTAGATTGATGCAACGAGCAGCAGTCCAGGCAACCCGATAAAGCCGCTCAGGGCGGCGATTACCAGCGGTAGGAAGGCTAATGCTTGAATCGACGCGCACAGGACTACCCAACGCTGCTCAGTCCCCAGCCATCGCATGGCCCGCAGCGAGACCAACTGCATGCCACCGCCAGCCACCACCGGTAGACTGGCCACCAGTCCAGCAGAGGTTTCGCCCAACCCGAGCGCTAGGGCAAACGCCGGAAGATACGATTCACCGAGTCCGACCATGGCTCCAAAATTGGCGCCGTCTCCCATGCTTTGTTTCAGATTCTGCCGCGTCGTTTGCGGGATCGAACCCAGCCGTCTGGCAGGAACGCTCGGTTCACGAGCTTGCAGTGTGTCGCCCAAGGAGTCGTTCTCGCTCTGCATAAACGGCTTGGCAAAGGAATCTTGGTTGGCCGATGAGTTCACGACCACCGAGCTGCGTGCAGGGGGACGCAAGGTGGTGGCGCGGGCTTCAAACGCATTGGGCATATCTGGCTTCGTGGCAGTTACGTTGCCGGCGTTGATAGATTTCTGGGAACTGGGAACTGGGGCCGCACGGCGAGCTGCGACTGGACCTCTTGGAGCTGGCTGTGTGCCGTTACTCAGGAGGAGGGAGCTTGCACAAGTGGCAGAGTAGTCGCAGCATGGCTTCAATACTACTGATCTCGGCGGTCTCATTCGCGGTATGGTAGGACGAAGTTGGGAGCTGCAGCGTTGTGCCTCGGACCGTTCCCCGGGTGGCGGTGAGAACCCGTCCCAGCTCTGTCCTACCAAGTGAGAGCTGCTTCTCACGGTTCTGGTTCAGACTTTCGACATATTGGTCCTTAAAGCGGTACGAGATTCCCAGACTTTCACAGCTTGTCCGCAATTCTTCAGTAACCTCGCGATCGAATTCCGAGTTCGCGTCCTTGTAGCGGAGGACCACTTCTTGCTCGGACAATTCCTCCAAGCTGCCGAAAGGGCTCGTGTCGAGTACGATCAGGCGGTTGGTTTGCGTGTCGTGTCGTTGAAACCACTCGGTGGCAAAACGCCAACTGCGCCCTGCCTCTTCGCCTGCGGTAAATAACGCAGTCCCCTGAAAGCCGAGGCGAATTAACTCGATGAGCATGGCCACGGAAATGACGTTGTCGAGCTGGGCTGAGACGCGTCCTCCATCGACTTTTAAGCGGTCCAGGAACGAAACTGGAGTTCCGGGCTGCAGGAATTCGAGTCCATCGATTTCGAAGATCAAATTGCGCCGACGCGGGCAGACGTACGATTCAGTAATCGTGCCTTGTCCCAGGTAGGAGCCCGTGTAGGGAGTATGCGCCTGAACGCGCTGCCCATGGAAGCGCCCCGCCACCAATTCCATGAACTGCTCGGAAACGGAGTCGCCGGTCAGCTCACTGCGATTGCCTGCAATGAAGGCTGCATACTGAAATTCATTGGGGCCGGTGCACAGCAAGCCGTGGCGATCGACGTGGGCCGACAGATAGAGGCTGTCGGGTTGTGAGCCCTGCGCCACGAGAAGACCTTGGTAGCGTCGCACCGTCACTTGGCATTCTTCCAGCTCTCGTCGAAGTATGCGGAAGAACGCGTCTTCCACACCCACCACGGATGGCTCTCGCACCAGAACTCGCAGCAGATGCAGCAGCTCGTTGACGTTGGCGGAAGTGGCAGGCAGTGGAGGTTGGGTTGTTGGCATGGTTCAAGCTGCACTGTTCAGGCAGCCCGCAAAACGTCAAGTTGGTGATACAGCCTGAAGCATAGCTTTCTGGCGGAATAGGAACAGAGCAACTTTTCACGGTAAAGAACCGGTTGGCCAACTATTTGCCAATACAGAAGCGGCCAAAGATCTCACCAAGAATGTCTTCGTTATGAACTTCACCAATGACCGAAGAGAGGTCCTCAAGTGCAACTCGGAGCTCGGAGGCGACCAGCTCTTCCCCCTCCTGGGATGCGTTCAATTGCATCGCTGCGGCAATTGCTGCAATGGCTTGCTCGATTCCGCTGCGGCAGCGTAGCATAGCGCGGTGCATTGCGTCGGATTGTAGGTTGCTGGGCTTGCTAGCCAACGTTTGCCGGATGGAACGCACTAAATCTGCAATAGTGGCTGCGTCATGAACGCTAATCGCTTGATAAATGGGAGTCGCGTCCAGGTTCGATGGCGGACTCTGCGATTCTGAACTGCTTCCAGAGATTGCCGAAGCGGTAGTTGCGGGGGGAGCTTCAAGCTCGCCATTCGGCCGGTGCGTTGCACCGAGGATCGTTCGCAGGCGTGCCTCGCAGTTGCGATTTTCCGCAGCGTCCAACTTGGTTCCCACGACTACCATCGGAGTTCCCAACGCCCGCAATTTAGACCATTCGCCGACCAGCCAAGACTCGGAAAAATTTTCCGATAAATCGATGCAAAATAAAATGAGGTCGGCGGTGCTGAGTCGATCTTGGAGGACCCTTTGAGCCAGGGCTCGCGGTGTCGCCTCCTGCAGCTCTTCCATGCCAGCGGTGTCGATGAGCTCGACGGTCAACTCCTCAAACTCAATGCGCTGGCTAATGGCATCGCGCGTGGTACCCGCTTGGGCCGAGACAATCGCTCGATCCGAACCGACGAGGGCGTTGAACAGCGAGCTTTTGCCTGCATTGGGCAAGCCGACCAAGAGCAGTTGTGGGGTCCGGGAACGCGATCCTCGCGATTGCAATTGTTGGGCAATGCGATGCAGTTGCGTGTTGATCTCCCGCAGTTGGTTTTGCAGCTCATCGACGCTGATGAACTCAATATCCTCTTCCACGAAGTCCAAGCCGGCTTCTAGATGGGCGATAACCTCTAGCAATTGGTTGCGCAGTTGCCGGATGGGAGTGGAAAGATTGCCGCCAAGTTGCCCTAAGGCAACGGACAGTTGGTCGTCCGATTCTGCTTCGATGACCCCCAGGACAGCTTCGGCTTGGGTGAGATCAATTTTTCCAGCGAGAAAACTGC
Coding sequences within it:
- a CDS encoding Gfo/Idh/MocA family protein; translation: MAEKHCRFGIMGTAGIARKNWKAIRLSGNARVAAVASRSEASAQKFIDECTAQVPQVSTPDAVGSYEALLAREDIDAVYIPLPTALRHEWVIRAAEAGKHVLGEKPAALNAQQVAGMLEACKKNNVQYMDGVMFMHSQRLPLVGELLKCDERIGQLRRMAAQFSFAGDATFLKKNIRVHSELEPYGCLGDLGWYCVRYFLCSLNGEMPTHVQARQLTRLQGTGSPGTVPGEFSAELYFASGVTASFYCSFLTENQQWFHASGSKGNLRVNDFVLPYHGSEVDVLTAQDRFEIDNCEFHMEPHSQRHAVREYDAGQATAQEVRMIRKFADLALSGKSDASWPAWTLKTQQVLDACFESSNQDGAKISMTP
- a CDS encoding 4a-hydroxytetrahydrobiopterin dehydratase is translated as MEVQSATQLTAKKCLPCEGGVEACSLDFSSQQLNALPEWQLSEDGKSIARVWKLKNFVQAVGLINTIAEVAEVDQHHPNLHLTDYRKVRVELTTHAIGGLSENDFILAAKIDSIARVVGL
- the hemG gene encoding protoporphyrinogen oxidase codes for the protein MKRVAVLGGGISGLAAAWQLLQAEPHPHITLFESSGRVGGVLETIQAGPYLIEKGADNFATLVPDALDWSRACGLEEQLIQPAKSNRKAFVLNRGRLLPIPAGFSLMQPTRISSILQTKTLSWAGKLRLAKEYWIPARDTIADESLESFVVRRLGREVFERLVEPIVSGIFTADPSTLSMQATMPQFVKMEQEHGGLIRGHLAARQKDALAAARKASGARYDQFTAPKSGMSDWVAALAAQLPSDCIQLNQRVTELRPAGKDSSRWVVTTERESLEFDAVIGAIPAAPAAELLRATLPAGAELLDQVPYASSVVAALVVNRADITRRMDGFGMIVPSREGRVTLAISYSSEKYAGRTPKDEILLRVFMGGALHPQMIEKSDAELEKIAATELREILGWTGRLPNWQAIIRWNKAMPQYLVGHVERMQQLNQVLESYPTLRLCGAAYQGVGIPQCVRGGQQAAREVLASLAEDK
- a CDS encoding N-formylglutamate amidohydrolase codes for the protein MQATPPHIILTCEHGGNTVPAELADCFQRGEAQQHLHSHRGYDPGALLAAQRLADLLAAPLEYSTTSRLVVELNRSLDSPQLFSKFLGPLDSVTRSRICDRYYHSYRNRVQERIAQQVNAGQTVLHLSIHSFTPRFRGSRRTLDIGVLFDPARSWEVTVSEQIVAHLKTAELDARYNEPYLGTDDGFTTFLRTRFPNSHYAGLEIELNNRFAKFSEQSQMRWCEAIAQAVTRACLQ
- a CDS encoding glutamate-cysteine ligase family protein → MSTVSLGLFEAFGIEMEYMLVDRETLEVRPVADKVLAAMAGHTTCDVEIGPISWSNELALHVIELKTTKPKRRLRRLPSMFETAISEISPILDGMGLCLLPSAVHPWMNATTETRLWPHEYHEIYETYDRIFNCRTHGWSNVQSVHLNLPFKHAAEFAKLHAAVRLVLPLLPALAASSPVLDGKYTGLLDTRMNLYADHCRAVPSLTGNLIPEPIFDEAAYRREIFTPIANDIGKLDPQGQMEVEFLNARGAIARFDRGSIELRVMDVQEYPAADVSICAAVTSLVRALCDQRWLPLEKQQSISTADLRSILDQTTAHAENATIEDAGYLQHFGIRKSSITAGQLWSTLLGELRREDATLDNLFAPIQIILESGTLATRITHALGPQFSRERLADVYRDLADCLHRWVPFQSL
- a CDS encoding RimK family protein, whose amino-acid sequence is MNVVLVAESSDDWLGGFEGVQTIDPSDYLTNPDWDFRRGTKIYNLCRSYAYQSMGYYVSLLAEARGQRPIPDVMTMQDLHGVAAVRLIPSSLEEVIQKSLQSLTADEFTLSVYFGENLARKYDRLARELYGLFQAPLLRFKFSRRGKWRLRRASAIALNDIPKSHREFVASAAQRHFARGFSRRPKRHASRYDLAILHNPAEGQLSPSDPPALKRMIKAAASLGIAAELITREDAGRLLEFDALFIRETTAVSHHTYQLARRAEAAGQVVIDDPLSILRCTNKVYLAELLNRAKIPTPKTIVVHRRNADSVAEHLSFPCVLKRPDSAFSQGVVKANDAQELQARLAEFFVDSELVIAQEYMRTDFDWRIGILDQRPIFACKYHMARGHWQIAKHAASEKPEFGKFDTLPVELAPRKAVSVALKAANLIGDGLYGVDVKEADGNFFIIEVNDNPNLDSGVEDLVLRDELYRRLMESFVRRIERRKALSGK
- a CDS encoding cysteine peptidase family C39 domain-containing protein, coding for MTSSRMKHALQVQIQSQPNDSSCGPTCLAAVYQYWNDPVDLNQLIIEIGELSSGGTLAVQLGCHALQRGYDAVITTHNLQVFDPSWFREPAGPDANWLADKLKQQYAVKRTRPDTDQHRLQTATESYLKFLTLGGRIEMRPINEELIVSTLSDGKPMLCGVSATYLYQERRERWQPADAQGKTCVPDDIGGDPTGHFVVLHGYDPHSGNVQIADPLHPNPIAPSNQYVAARSRVTAAILLGIVTYDANLLTLTPRSMREASH
- a CDS encoding MFS transporter, with translation MPNAFEARATTLRPPARSSVVVNSSANQDSFAKPFMQSENDSLGDTLQAREPSVPARRLGSIPQTTRQNLKQSMGDGANFGAMVGLGESYLPAFALALGLGETSAGLVASLPVVAGGGMQLVSLRAMRWLGTEQRWVVLCASIQALAFLPLVIAALSGFIGLPGLLLVASIYWGAGLASGPAWNTWMETVVPSQIRAGYFSNRTRLQQLATLIAFVGGGALLQTAQNQGWLLTGFASIFLLAAIFRSISAACLALHRTNPRLTSRQSSTGDSRRLTTSAAASGATSSTQGISKSGKRLLVYLVAVQACVQVSGPFFAPYMLKQLGMDYYQFVFLVAVAFLSRVLALAMWTRIASHFGASTLLWIGAIGLVPLSAMWTVSANIWWLMIAQFFSGIAWAAYELGFFLLFFETLPANQRTKLLTLYNFANTLAMFAGATLGAVLLNSLGCTLNAYLVLFGLSSCGRAVALILLLRADLKPVPIRTLAVRVLGIRPATATLDVPILPSLLRIRAKANGRE